Proteins encoded by one window of Gemmatimonadota bacterium:
- a CDS encoding type II toxin-antitoxin system VapC family toxin, with translation MPYLLDTNTCIHVLNGSSPALVARLGRERPERVRLSTVVKAELLHGARRSQRVGENLALLARFFAAFASVPFDARAAEAYGQIRTELEREGRLIGANDLLIAATARAHDLTLVTHDVDEFARVAGLAWEDWEVLRDRPGGAFFDARRSLGRGQPLI, from the coding sequence ATGCCCTACCTCCTGGACACCAACACCTGCATCCACGTGCTCAACGGGAGCTCGCCCGCGCTCGTTGCCCGTCTCGGACGCGAGCGACCCGAGCGGGTCCGCCTGTCCACGGTCGTGAAGGCCGAGCTCCTGCATGGTGCCCGCCGGTCCCAGCGCGTCGGCGAGAACCTCGCGCTCCTGGCTCGCTTCTTCGCGGCCTTCGCGTCCGTACCCTTCGACGCTCGGGCGGCGGAAGCCTACGGCCAGATCCGGACAGAGCTCGAGCGCGAAGGGCGGCTGATCGGCGCCAACGATCTGCTCATCGCCGCCACGGCCCGTGCGCACGATCTGACCCTCGTCACCCATGATGTCGACGAGTTCGCCCGGGTGGCGGGGCTGGCCTGGGAGGACTGGGAGGTTTTGAGGGATCGCCCCGGAGGGGCCTTCTTCGACGCCCGCCGCTCGTTGGGTCGAGGCCAACCCTTGATATGA
- a CDS encoding type II toxin-antitoxin system prevent-host-death family antitoxin, with amino-acid sequence MSDSYSLYEAKARFSEVIRKVREGRTVIVSYHGTPVAEIRPYSGEGEDLEARLDRMVADGTLLRSPSVEEALPRPVLDRPGALHRFLAERDG; translated from the coding sequence ATGTCGGACTCCTACTCCCTCTACGAGGCCAAGGCCCGCTTCTCGGAGGTCATCCGCAAGGTCAGGGAAGGCCGCACGGTCATCGTCTCCTACCATGGCACCCCCGTGGCCGAGATCCGACCGTATTCCGGCGAAGGAGAGGATCTCGAGGCACGTCTCGATCGGATGGTGGCCGACGGGACGCTGCTCCGCAGTCCCTCCGTGGAGGAGGCGCTCCCGCGACCGGTGCTCGACCGACCCGGCGCGCTGCACCGATTCCTCGCCGAGCGCGACGGGTGA
- a CDS encoding PIN domain-containing protein → MRLAYVDTSVLVAIAFGEPGAEQLARHLADFDERVSAALTEAEVRAAFAREEVPFAPALIASLSWILPRRLLSSEIDSVLDAGHLRGADLWHVACALYVSPVPAAVTFATLDARQRVVASALGFPLLPV, encoded by the coding sequence GTGAGGCTCGCCTACGTCGACACCTCCGTGCTCGTGGCCATCGCGTTCGGGGAACCGGGTGCGGAGCAGTTGGCGCGCCACCTCGCGGACTTCGATGAACGGGTGAGCGCTGCTCTCACGGAAGCCGAGGTGCGCGCCGCCTTTGCGCGGGAGGAAGTCCCTTTCGCACCGGCTCTGATTGCGTCCCTCAGTTGGATCCTGCCGCGTCGCCTGTTGAGCAGCGAGATCGACTCGGTCCTGGACGCCGGCCACCTCCGAGGCGCCGACCTCTGGCACGTGGCCTGCGCGCTCTACGTGTCGCCGGTTCCCGCAGCCGTCACGTTCGCGACGCTCGACGCCCGGCAACGGGTGGTGGCCAGCGCGCTCGGCTTTCCGCTGCTACCGGTCTGA